The genomic interval CTTGAAATAAAGAGCTATCCTGAATGGGTGGCGCCATTGCTGGAGAGATTATAGTCGCTAGTGTGTTTAATATTATCCGTATATTAGTATCATAGCATTGCAGCTATTTTGTAAATGATTTTAGTGAGTAATTCATGAGTCAAAATCGCAAAAGCTTAAAAAACGTCATTTAAAGGCCAATAACCTACTTTCATAAAGTCCCGTCCGGTCCGCAAGATGTAAATCTTGAAATAACAAAAAACACTTTAATCATATGATTAAAGTGTTTTTTTTGTTTTACATACCTCTATTTTCATCAGTATTCCGTGGATCAAGTCATAAACTTGTGGATCAGGCTCTTTTTTAAGCATAAATTTTGACAAGCTAAACAGAAAATCTTTGCTGCCACGGATACTCTTATGCCGCTGGAAGTTGCGCTGAAAGCTTTCAATTTGCCTGGGAATGACTCAAACGAAACAAGGCCGGGCTGTTCGTAAATAAATTCAAAATAGCTAAATAATAAATCTATATCGGCCGGGTACTGCCCGGGTACTGTCCGAGTACTGCCTGAGTACTCGTTAGGGTAAGAGCAGTGCTAAAGTAACGCGAGAGCATGGCAACTCTAAGTCAAAACAACTAGTTGAAATGACTTAGACCTGGCATGCTTACAGCCCGTTTACAACCTGGTGTCATCCCGACCTCTATTCAGGCACAACCAAACCAGAACTAGTTGAAGATGAATGAAATTATAATTTTCCCTTTGACTAACCCATGGACAAAGCGGACAATTGCAGACAGCTGGGGACAATTGCCGACATTTTTTACGCATCAGGATAATCTTTAACGCTAATAGCTTAAATTGGTGAAAAGCATTTATTTATTATGGGAAGTTTAACGGGTAAAATTTCAAAGGGAATCCTGGGCGATTTCATTTTTAAAGCAGCAGTTTGGCGTACAGGTTGTTTCAAAAGTTCTGTACCGGGCAAAAGGAAACAAACAATGGAAACCCAAAGGCATCAGAGAACTTTCGGCAAAGTAGCCAGCCTGGAAAAATCAGGATCTTTCCTGCCCCTGAGAATTCCGCTCAAGCGTTGACCGATCTCTTATCAAAGTAATCAGGAGCGTTTAATAAGGATAAATTGAACTATAAAATCAGGAAGTAATCAGCTGATTAAAGAATCGTAACCACCTGATTTGAACTCAAAAAATATCAAACCCAAAACTTGAAATTTAATCCCTGATCCACATGTTTATGACTTGATCGCATTCCTTCTGATCTTAAAAATCTACTGCAAATTTAAGTTAATCCCATCCCTGCTAAATCTGGTTATATCAAAAGAAGACTTATCTTCGTACAGGAAGAAATGGCCCAATAAACTCCATCCCCAAAATGGATCTAAACCAACGCCTGTTCCTGATTCAGAATGATAATATTCACGATTTCCTGATTTTTTTAATAGCTCATGGGTTTTAAATGCTATAATTGACGCTAACTCATGATAGCCATAATACTTTAAAGAATGGTAAAGCATATAGTTTGTAGGTATCCAGGTATTTGCGCGCCAGCTACATCCTAAATCATCTTTTAACAAGGTCTCTGAATAGCCGGGTTCTGATCTTGCCAGGGCAGGTACCGGCCATGTACTCCAAAATTCCTGCGGATTCATCAGCTGATCATAAATAATTCTGCGCGCTTGCTTTTTACTAGCTATTCCAGCCCATAAAGGCGCAAAACCAGCTATACTTTTAACAGAGATAAGTGCGTTACCTTTATATTGATGATCATAAAAAAAACCAGTTTTTTCATCCCATAACCTGGTTCTTATTAACTCTGCCTTTCGGTCAGCTTTTAACCGGTAAATATGGGCAACGTTTTTTTTGCCTGATCTTTCAGCTATAGTTGCAAATGCACGCAATTCCTTTACCAGATAACAATTCAAATCAACCCCTTCACTTTTTCTGTCAAACCACCAGCCCGCCCGCTCATGCTGATTATCCATTCCAGTATGCGGCGCGCTCATCCATTCACTTAATCCATTTTGATCTCCATCCATCTGGATCAGCCAATAATCAAGATATTTTTGCAGGCGTTGAAAATAGAATTCATTCAGCCATGCAGTTTCATGATAATTATCGAAAACAAGCAACGCTATCTGGCATAGGAACGGCTTGACATGCTCGTTGCGTTTTCTATTTTCAGGTACTGCTCTGACAATCAATCCATCAGCACGTTGATGATCAAGAAAAATAGTCACCCCATTAATTATACAGGTAGAAGGTTTCCCCATATACAGTTGAACTATTGATTCAAAATATTGATCCCAATCATATAAAGTTTTATAATTATATCCTGTAAAATAATTTTTCTTCGTATCCTGATCCTGCATAATTCCTTTTTTCATTAAAGAATCCTCTACAAAAAGCTTTTTACGGAGATTCAAAAGTGCCGTATCAGTTTTAAAGCGGAATTTTATTTTTTGAGCATTTGCATGCTGAAGAGCAGCTATAAATATTACACAGGTGAGTAAAGCTAAACGCCATATTCTGCCGGTTTCAGCTCTGCTTACCTTCCTTAAATTTGTTATCATACTCAATTGAATCATTTCAGTCAGTGACAAAATTACCATTGAAATTACAATTAGCTATCCTTTAGAGTCTGTTACTTATAGTTACAATTATTCATATAATCTTCAGTATGTATTTTCAGATAAAATCATTTTAAGTATGAAGATACCTTCCGGGCAAAAATAAAGACTCAATTTGATAATTTCCTTACCGTTCCTGAACGCTGATCAGCTATCATCAGCTATGATTTTGTAACCTTTGTCCACCTTATTTTATTTTTATATTTCTAGTTTTAACCGCAATGAAAATTAATAATTAAAAGTAGAAAGTATGGGTATAGTATATGTATTAGGAACAAGAAATACTGCCCCATCTGGCGGAGTAATGAGGTTATATCAGTTTGTAGATACGTTAAATGCAAATAACATCGAGAGTTTTATAATTTATAATACGAACCCGGGCCTGGATTGGTTTACGCATTCAACAAAGACAACAGAATTTAAATCAGTCCAGATTACACAAGATGATTTATTAATTATTCCTGAAGTTATGGCAGATAAAGTATTAACCATTTTCCCCGGAGTCAGGAAAATAATATTTAATCAGAATTCCTTCAAGACTTTCAAACCCTTCATCCATGGTAATTTTTCAGATGTCAGAAAAGCTTATTTTCATCCGGATGTAGTACAGACAATTGTAGCGTCAGACTATGATGTTAATGTATTAAGCAGATTATTTCCAGGAATTAAATTAGGCAGATTTTATTATGGGATAAACGACAAACTATTCTACTTTCAACCAAATAAGAAAAAAATAATTTCAGTAATGCCAAGAAAACAAAGGGAAGATGCCCTTTTTCTCGAATGTTTGCTAAAAACTAATCATAAATTAAATGATTTTGAAATCAAAATCATTGATGAAATGCCTTATGAGGAATGTGCTGAAATATTGAGAGAATCTGCCATCTTTTTATCTTTTAGTTATCAGGAAAGTTTTGGCCTTCCTCCTGCCGAAGCAATGGCTTGCGGATGTATCGTTATCGGATATCATGGTCAGGGAGGAAAAGAGTTCTTCAAAAAAGAGTTAAGTTATAGCATAGAACAATCAAATCTGATTGAATATGCAGAACAAGTAAATAAAGTTATAGAACAATATACGACCAATTACTTTGGCACATTACAAATTGGAAAACGAGCTTCTGAATACATATTAGAAAAATATTCCATGGCTAAACAGGAAAAATCAATATTAGATATCATAAGGCCGCTGATGCTGCAACCTCATAGCCGGTAGAATATTAATTTATGACAAACTATTTATAAAACAGGTTGTTATAGCCCGGAAATCCAAATTAAAACTGACGATATTATGAAAACAAAGAACAAAGAGAAAGAAAAATCTGATACGATAAACGCGGATTCTTACCGTAAACGCGGATATTATTTTCACGCGGATGAAGATTTCAGAGAAGATTGGGACTGGGGTAAAAACAAATCTGCAGGATCGCACAGGCAAGGGGTTCCGAAAAAGAATATACCGGATATTTTCATTGCCTGATTAACCCAAAACTGAAATTTTCATTAAATATCAACCCAATGACAGAATCTACAGATAAAACGACCCAGTTTCATCAGCTCTTCACAGCAGAATTGGAAGAAATGTTATGGGCCAGTGAGCACCTGTTAAAATTACTGTATTCATTAACGCTCGTCGCTGAAAACGATAGCCTGAAATCAATGCTCCATAGCTATCTGGATAAAACTGTAGTTCATGTTCAACGGCTCAAAGATATCTTTGAAAGATTAAAGCAGCAGCCAAAAGCACGAAAATGCCAGGGTATGGCAGGCCTCATCATAGAGGCAGGATTATTAATTGAACATACAGATCAGAATGCACAGGTAACTGATACTGCTATACTGATGATCATGCAGAAAATCAATCAATATGAAATGGCCGGTTATGAGTCTATGGTCACGTTTGCAGAACAATGGCATCATCATTTTATTAAAGAGATATTGCTCGCTACATTAAAAGAGAAATGGCAGGCAGACACAGAATTAGCCAGCATAACTTTAATGGTTATGACTCCTTAACATTAATTTAATCACCATGGGAAAAAGAAAAAGGATCACCGGCACTGATACCGATAAGGCAATGGCCAAAGCCGGAAGTTCAAAACCAGACAAGCCTAAAACAGGCAGATTGAAAACTCAGGAACCTCTTGCTGAAAAAGACGAGGTTAAGCAAGCTGAAGAAAATATACGCAAACGGGTAAACCCTGACCAAAAGAAAAATTAAAAACAAACTATGGCCTGATCGCACCCTTAAATTGCCTGATTCACACCGGGAAGCCAGCTGCATTGGCCAGATTGCTTTATGGCGAAGGTTATTGGGCCACCCCGGAATGAAATATGATTAGTTTTACCAGAAACGTGCATAAATAGCAATTAACAGCAGCATAATAGATACGATTAATACAATTGAAGACGGTTTGAGCTTAAACATCTCTGCATCCAGTTCAAATGCTTTAGGATTAATACGCGGGCCTAAAATACTTGTGCCAACCATCACCAATACAGTGATGAGGAAAGACCAGCTCAGGCAAATAAAGAATGGAATTTCATAGATCCCATCCATATTTGGGAAAGCTGTATATAAAATCGTCTCCGGGCCAAATACCTTAACGGCGAATTCATTAAAGAAAACAGAGATCAGAAAGCCAAAGATAATGCCCGTAAAAGCTGCAATACTATTGGTACGTTTCCAGAACATCCCTAAAATGAAAGTTGCAAAAACTCCGGGACTGATATAACTGGTGTATTTTTGAACGAAGGTATAACCACCTGCCCTTCCGATCCCCAGTAAATCATTCCAGGTAAACAAGACAGCAACTACCATCGAAACGACAATAGCCATACGCCCTGTCCAGACCATGCGCTGTTCACTTGATAGTGTGTTGATATGTTTTTTATAAATATCAAGTGTAAAAATAGTGGATATACTATTACATTTCCCAGCCAGTGAAGCTACAATAGCAGCGGTTAAAGCAGCAGCAGCCAAACCTTTTAATTCAGGAGGCAGCAAACTAAGTATAGCAGAGTATGCACTGTCTTTGCCCCCTGTCAACTGCAGGTGGCCACCTTTATATAACACATAAGCTATAATTCCGGGCAGCATCACAATAACTGGCATTAATATTTTAAGCAGACTTGCAAAAAGAATACCTGTACGGGCTGTCTGTAAATCGGCCCCCAATGCACGTTGTGTGATATATTGATTGCAGCCCCAATAGTTCAGGTTGCTGATCCACTGACCTGCAGCATACATTCCCACAGCAGGAAGAATCAGATATTTATTAATATCCACCTGTGAAGCACCTGGCTTAGGTTTGGCCAGCATCAGATGGAAATGTTCCGGTGCTTCTCTGAGCAGCACTTTAAAACCAGCAATAGCTTCACTGCCCACACCAAATTTTTCACCAACAATCGTTAAAGTCATATAGGTCGTAGCCAGCCCGCCAATAATCAATACCCCTACCTGAATTACATCTGTATAGCCAATAACCCGCATACCGCCCAGTGTAATTATAATGGCAAATACGGCCAGACAGATCATCACGATATGAAAATATTCTCCACCTATCAATCCATTGATAGCTAAGGCCCCCAAATATAAAATAGAAGTTAAATTGATAAAAACATAAAGGAAAATCCAGAATACGCTCATGATCAGTGCCACGCTGCCATTGTACCTGTTTTTAAGGAACTGAGGCATAGTATAGATCTTATTCTTAATATATACAGGCATAAAAAATACAGCCACAAGGATCAGCACCGCAGCACCCAGCCATTCATAAACAGCAACGGCTATACCCGCGAAAAAACCTTCCCCGCTCATCCCGATAAATTGTTCTGCAGAAATATTAGAAGCAATAATTGAAGCCCCGATCGCCCACCAGGTCAGTGACCCTTCAGCTAAAAAGAAATTCTTGGAATCATTAACCTTACTTTTCTTTTTATAAACGTAGTATCCATATAAAGCGACGATGATAAAATAAATTACAAAGACGCCAATACCCCCCAGTGAGAGTTTCGAGTTCATAGTCTAATATTTGGTTATAGGATTGAGGGCATCAGATTCATTACATTTACAGCTCAGGTGCGAAAGTAAATGTAATGAATCTAAAAGAAATGGTGGGTATAGGTTTGCTTAAAACTTTAATTTAGCAGGCAGATATTTAGCAACCAGATCTTCATAATAAGGTTTTAGCGTTTTCCAGTCTGGTGGAACCGCACTTTTAGAATAAAGATCAAAAGGATTAAACAGATCTACCCATTTAAACATTTTTTTATCGTGGCTGGTCATCAGGTGTGCATAGGCATTTTCCCGGTGCTGAGGATAAAATGAATGATAACGAAGCATATACAAGGCTTGTTCCGGCAGATAGTCTTTCAATAAATGATACACATATTCATCATGTCCCCAGGTCATAGTTACGTTATCCAATCCACATCCGGGCTCATAAATCCCATATTTTGTATTGTATAGAGGATTTTTAAAATCAGGGTTATCTGCAAAAAATTCGGAGAAAACTATTTTATCGGAATAAGCGCAGCCTACAGGATAACTATCACCTACTACCGCCCATTGTGGTTCACCGAATAAACAAAGTACTTTTCCCATGTCATGAAAAAGCCCGGTCAGTACCATCCAGTCGGGATGTCCCTGGCTTCGGATCGCTTCACTGGTTTGTAATAAATGTTGCAGCTGGTCAAGGTCAGTATCCGGATCGGAGTCATCTACCAGTTGATTTAAAAAATCAAAGGCTTCCCAAACAGACATTTCCATTTGAGCAAACTTCAGATATTCCGCTCTTTTCTGTTGTACAAAATCATAAGTTTGGTTGAGATGCTGCAACCTGTAAAACTCTTTGACAGCTGCTTTTTCAGGTGTTTCATAATTTCTGAATGCAGCAGTGTCCTTTTCCTGAGCAATTGCTTTAGGGTCCGGATAGCGTTCCAACAAATCGTCTTCCCATTGATCGAGTGAATTTAACGGATTCTCCTGTGCTGAACTGGTTGCTTCTTTCATTTTACAAATTTTAAGATCCTGAAATCAATTAATCTGGTTGTTAAACCATTACCTTAATCAATATCCCGATTTATTTCCTTAAT from Pedobacter sp. WC2423 carries:
- a CDS encoding trehalase family glycosidase; the protein is MITNLRKVSRAETGRIWRLALLTCVIFIAALQHANAQKIKFRFKTDTALLNLRKKLFVEDSLMKKGIMQDQDTKKNYFTGYNYKTLYDWDQYFESIVQLYMGKPSTCIINGVTIFLDHQRADGLIVRAVPENRKRNEHVKPFLCQIALLVFDNYHETAWLNEFYFQRLQKYLDYWLIQMDGDQNGLSEWMSAPHTGMDNQHERAGWWFDRKSEGVDLNCYLVKELRAFATIAERSGKKNVAHIYRLKADRKAELIRTRLWDEKTGFFYDHQYKGNALISVKSIAGFAPLWAGIASKKQARRIIYDQLMNPQEFWSTWPVPALARSEPGYSETLLKDDLGCSWRANTWIPTNYMLYHSLKYYGYHELASIIAFKTHELLKKSGNREYYHSESGTGVGLDPFWGWSLLGHFFLYEDKSSFDITRFSRDGINLNLQ
- a CDS encoding glycosyltransferase encodes the protein MGIVYVLGTRNTAPSGGVMRLYQFVDTLNANNIESFIIYNTNPGLDWFTHSTKTTEFKSVQITQDDLLIIPEVMADKVLTIFPGVRKIIFNQNSFKTFKPFIHGNFSDVRKAYFHPDVVQTIVASDYDVNVLSRLFPGIKLGRFYYGINDKLFYFQPNKKKIISVMPRKQREDALFLECLLKTNHKLNDFEIKIIDEMPYEECAEILRESAIFLSFSYQESFGLPPAEAMACGCIVIGYHGQGGKEFFKKELSYSIEQSNLIEYAEQVNKVIEQYTTNYFGTLQIGKRASEYILEKYSMAKQEKSILDIIRPLMLQPHSR
- a CDS encoding DUF892 family protein, with amino-acid sequence MTESTDKTTQFHQLFTAELEEMLWASEHLLKLLYSLTLVAENDSLKSMLHSYLDKTVVHVQRLKDIFERLKQQPKARKCQGMAGLIIEAGLLIEHTDQNAQVTDTAILMIMQKINQYEMAGYESMVTFAEQWHHHFIKEILLATLKEKWQADTELASITLMVMTP
- a CDS encoding sodium/solute symporter (Members of the Solute:Sodium Symporter (SSS), TC 2.A.21 as described in tcdb.org, catalyze solute:Na+ symport. Known solutes for members of the family include sugars, amino acids, nucleosides, inositols, vitamins, urea or anions, depending on the system.), with translation MNSKLSLGGIGVFVIYFIIVALYGYYVYKKKSKVNDSKNFFLAEGSLTWWAIGASIIASNISAEQFIGMSGEGFFAGIAVAVYEWLGAAVLILVAVFFMPVYIKNKIYTMPQFLKNRYNGSVALIMSVFWIFLYVFINLTSILYLGALAINGLIGGEYFHIVMICLAVFAIIITLGGMRVIGYTDVIQVGVLIIGGLATTYMTLTIVGEKFGVGSEAIAGFKVLLREAPEHFHLMLAKPKPGASQVDINKYLILPAVGMYAAGQWISNLNYWGCNQYITQRALGADLQTARTGILFASLLKILMPVIVMLPGIIAYVLYKGGHLQLTGGKDSAYSAILSLLPPELKGLAAAALTAAIVASLAGKCNSISTIFTLDIYKKHINTLSSEQRMVWTGRMAIVVSMVVAVLFTWNDLLGIGRAGGYTFVQKYTSYISPGVFATFILGMFWKRTNSIAAFTGIIFGFLISVFFNEFAVKVFGPETILYTAFPNMDGIYEIPFFICLSWSFLITVLVMVGTSILGPRINPKAFELDAEMFKLKPSSIVLIVSIMLLLIAIYARFW
- a CDS encoding inositol oxygenase family protein; this encodes MKEATSSAQENPLNSLDQWEDDLLERYPDPKAIAQEKDTAAFRNYETPEKAAVKEFYRLQHLNQTYDFVQQKRAEYLKFAQMEMSVWEAFDFLNQLVDDSDPDTDLDQLQHLLQTSEAIRSQGHPDWMVLTGLFHDMGKVLCLFGEPQWAVVGDSYPVGCAYSDKIVFSEFFADNPDFKNPLYNTKYGIYEPGCGLDNVTMTWGHDEYVYHLLKDYLPEQALYMLRYHSFYPQHRENAYAHLMTSHDKKMFKWVDLFNPFDLYSKSAVPPDWKTLKPYYEDLVAKYLPAKLKF